One segment of Apus apus isolate bApuApu2 chromosome 1, bApuApu2.pri.cur, whole genome shotgun sequence DNA contains the following:
- the AASS gene encoding alpha-aminoadipic semialdehyde synthase, mitochondrial isoform X1 — protein MLRAFSHTNGRCMFHHAKCWHHHKPVLAIRREDVNAWERRAPLAPKHVKELTQMGYKVLVQPSNRRAIHEKDYVKAGGIIQEDISEASLIVGVKRPPEDKLISKKNYAFFSHTIKAQEANMPLLDEILRQEIRLFDYEKMVDHKGMRVVAFGKWAGVAGMINILHGLGLRFLALGHHTPFMHIGMAHNYRNSSQAVQAVRDAGYEISLGLMPKSIGPLTFVFTGTGNVSKGAQEMFNALPCEFVEPHELKEVSRSGDLRKVYGTVLSRHHHLVRKRDGLYDPVDYDKHPELYTSRFNTDIAPYTTCLVNGIYWEQHTPRLLSRQDAQKLMVPVRSAAGATEGCPELPHKLLAICDISADTGGSIEFMTECTTIDSPFCMYDADQHIIHDSVEGSGILMCSIDNLPAQLPIEATEYFGDMLFPYIEEMLLSEGSQPLESQNYSPVVRDAVIASNGSLTAKYEYIQKLRESREQAQSLKMGNKKRVLLLGSGYVSGPVLEYLTRDSNVDITVASVMKEQLEQLTKKYSNITSIHMDVIKDEQKLSSLVKKHDLVISLLPYSAHPFVAKKCIDNKVNLVTASYLTPAMKELQESVEAAGITVISEMGLDPGLDHMLAMECIDKAKEVGATVVSYTSFCGGLPAPEHSDNPLRYKFSWSPQGVLLNTVQSATYLKNGEIINIPAGGALLDSVTSMDFFPGLNLEGFPNRDSTKYAEPYGIQTAHTLLRGTLRYKGYSKTMGGFVKLGLINPDPYPLLNSTTPRLTWKELMCKLVGIKPPAEYHVLKEAVFSKLEKDKNQLEAVEWLGLLGDEPVPTADSIVGALAKHMEMKLPFGTGERDMIVMRNEIGLRHPSGHLEDKLINLVVYGDNKGYSAMAKTVGYPTAIAAKMVLDGEIDAKGMVIPLTKNVYGPILERVRAEGIVYSTHSVIRQ, from the exons ATGCTCCGAGCCTTTAGTCACACAAATGGTAGGTGTATGTTCCATCATGCCAAGTGTTGGCATCATCATAAGCCTGTGCTGGCCATCAGGAGGGAAGATGTTAATGCATGGGAAAGAAGAGCACCTCTAGCACCAAAGCATGTTAAAGAATTGACACAGATGGGATACAAGGTCTTGGTGCAGCCATCAAACCGGAGAGCGATCCATGAAAAG GATTATGTCAAAGCAGGTGGCATTATTCAAGAAGATATTTCCGAGGCTTCTTTGATAGTAGGTGTAAAGAGACCTCCAGAGGACAAACTAATCTCAAAAAAGAACTATGCATTCTTCTCTCACACTATTAAAGCCCAAGAGGCAAACATGCCTCTTTTGGATGAGATTCTAAGACAG GAAATTCGACTGTTTGACTATGAAAAAATGGTTGATCATAAAGGAATGCGAGTTGTGGCCTTTGGAAAGTGGGCTGGTGTAGCAG gtatGATTAACATTCTACATGGATTGGGTTTACGATTTTTAGCCCTGGGACATCACACTCCCTTCATG CACATTGGGATGGCACATAACTACAGGAATAGCAGTCAGGCTGTGCAGGCAGTACGGGATGCTGGGTATGAAATTTCGCTGGGATTGATGCCGAAGTCAATTGGGCCCTTAACATTTGTGTTTACAGGCACTGGTAATGTTTCTAAG GGTGCTCAAGAAATGTTCAACGCCCTCCCATGTGAGTTTGTGGAACCACATGAGCTAAAGGAAGTTTCGAGATCTGGAG aCCTCAGAAAAGTCTATGGGACAGTGTTAAGTCGTCACCATCATCTTGTAAGGAAACGTGATGGACTGTATGATCCAGTAGACTATGATAAACATCCAGAACTTTACACTTCTCGCTTCAACACCGAT ATTGCACCCTACACAACTTGTTTAGTTAATGGCATATACTGGGAACAACATACTCCTCGCTTGTTAAGTCGGCAAGATGCTCAGAAGCTGATGGTGCCAGTTAGATCTGCTGCTGGTGCAACCGAGGGCTGTCCTGAGTTGCCACACAA ACTTCTGGCAATATGTGACATATCAGCAGACACTGGAGGATCTATAGAATTTATGACGGAGTGTACAACAATTGACAGTCCATTTTGTATGTATGATGCTGACCAGCATATTATTCATGACAG TGTTGAAGGCTCTGGGATTTTGATGTGTTCCATTGACAAtctgccagcacagcttcctATAGAAGCAACAGAGTACTTTGGAGACATGCTTTTCCCATATATTGAAGAGATG CTGCTGTCAGAAGGCTCACAACCACTTGAAAGCCAGAATTACTCACCCGTTGTTCGAGAT GCAGTGATTGCATCCAATGGCTCACTGACAGCTAAGTATGAATATATCCAGAAACTGAGGGAGAGCAG GGAACAAGCTCAGTCACTGAAGATGGGTAATAAGAAGAGAGTTTTGTTGCTCGGGTCTGGCTATGTTTCTGGCCCTGTACTTGAATATCTCACTAGAGATTCCAACGTTGACATCACAGTTG CATCTGTCATGAAGGAACAACTTGAACAACTGACgaaaaaatacagcaacatTACTTCAATTCATATGGATGTCATTAAGGATGAGCAAAAGTTGTCCTCTTTGGTGAAGAAACATGACCTTGTGATCAG TTTGCTGCCATATTCAGCACATCCTTTTGTTGCTAAGAAATGTATTGACAACAAAGTGAACTTGGTAACAGCCAGCTACTTAACACCAGCTATGAAAGAGCTCCAGGAGAG TGTAGAAGCTGCTGGCATTACAGTTATCAGTGAAATGGGTTTGGATCCTGGTCTTGACCATATGTTGGCAATGGAATGCATTGACAAGGCAAAAGAAGTTGGTGCTACG GTTGTATCCTACACTTCTTTCTGCGGTGGCCTACCAGCTCCAGAGCACTCTGACAATCCTCTGAGATACAAGTTCAGCTGGAGCCCACAAGGAGTGTTGCTGAATACAGTTCAGTCTgctacatatttaaaaaatggagag ATTATCAATATTCCAGCTGGAGGAGCATTACTTGATTCTGTTACTTCGATGGATTTTTTCCCAGGATTAAATCTTGAAGGTTTTCCTAACAGAGACAGTACAAAATATGCTGAGCCATATGGTATTCAGACAGCTCACACTTTATTGAGAGGCACCTTAAGATACAAA gGGTATTCTAAAACTATGGGAGGCTTTGTAAAACTTGGATTAATTAACCCAGATCCTTACCCTTTGCTAAACTCAACCACACCACGTCTAACCTGG aaaGAGCTCATGTGCAAACTGGTTGGAATCAAGCCACCTGCTGAGTACCATGTTCTTAAAGAAGCTGTATTTAGCAAactggaaaaagacaaaaatcagcTGGAGGCAGTGGAATG GCTAGGTTTATTGGGAGATGAACCAGTTCCAACAGCTGATTCCATTGTGGGGGCTCTTGCAAAGCACATGGAGATGAAGCTGCCCTTTG GCACTGGTGAGAGAGATATGATTGTCATGAGAAATGAAATAGGTCTCAGGCATCCATCTGGTCATTTGGAAGACAAACTTATCAATCTGGTTGTCTATGGTGACAACAAAGGATATTCTGCAATGGCGAAAACAGTAGGATACCCCACAGCTATTGCTGCTAAGATGGTTCTAGATG gtgaaataGATGCCAAGGGTATGGTTATACCATTGACAAAGAATGTTTATGGACCAATACTTGAGCGTGTACGGGCAGAAGGCATTGTGTACAGTACTCACAGTGTTATCAGACAGTAA
- the AASS gene encoding alpha-aminoadipic semialdehyde synthase, mitochondrial isoform X2 encodes MLRAFSHTNGRCMFHHAKCWHHHKPVLAIRREDVNAWERRAPLAPKHVKELTQMGYKVLVQPSNRRAIHEKDYVKAGGIIQEDISEASLIVGVKRPPEDKLISKKNYAFFSHTIKAQEANMPLLDEILRQEIRLFDYEKMVDHKGMRVVAFGKWAGVAGMINILHGLGLRFLALGHHTPFMHIGMAHNYRNSSQAVQAVRDAGYEISLGLMPKSIGPLTFVFTGTGNVSKGAQEMFNALPCEFVEPHELKEVSRSGDLRKVYGTVLSRHHHLVRKRDGLYDPVDYDKHPELYTSRFNTDIAPYTTCLVNGIYWEQHTPRLLSRQDAQKLMVPVRSAAGATEGCPELPHKLLAICDISADTGGSIEFMTECTTIDSPFCMYDADQHIIHDSVEGSGILMCSIDNLPAQLPIEATEYFGDMLFPYIEEMLLSEGSQPLESQNYSPVVRDAVIASNGSLTAKYEYIQKLRESREQAQSLKMGNKKRVLLLGSGYVSGPVLEYLTRDSNVDITVASVMKEQLEQLTKKYSNITSIHMDVIKDEQKLSSLVKKHDLVISLLPYSAHPFVAKKCIDNKVNLVTASYLTPAMKELQESVEAAGITVISEMGLDPGLDHMLAMECIDKAKEVGATVVSYTSFCGGLPAPEHSDNPLRYKFSWSPQGVLLNTVQSATYLKNGEIINIPAGGALLDSVTSMDFFPGLNLEGFPNRDSTKYAEPYGIQTAHTLLRGTLRYKGYSKTMGGFVKLGLINPDPYPLLNSTTPRLTWKELMCKLVGIKPPAEYHVLKEAVFSKLEKDKNQLEAVEWLGLLGDEPVPTADSIVGALAKHMEMKLPFGTGERDMIVMRNEIGLRHPSGHLEDKLINLVVYGDNKGYSAMAKTVGYPTAIAAKMVLDGIFNQQFGCFSNNF; translated from the exons ATGCTCCGAGCCTTTAGTCACACAAATGGTAGGTGTATGTTCCATCATGCCAAGTGTTGGCATCATCATAAGCCTGTGCTGGCCATCAGGAGGGAAGATGTTAATGCATGGGAAAGAAGAGCACCTCTAGCACCAAAGCATGTTAAAGAATTGACACAGATGGGATACAAGGTCTTGGTGCAGCCATCAAACCGGAGAGCGATCCATGAAAAG GATTATGTCAAAGCAGGTGGCATTATTCAAGAAGATATTTCCGAGGCTTCTTTGATAGTAGGTGTAAAGAGACCTCCAGAGGACAAACTAATCTCAAAAAAGAACTATGCATTCTTCTCTCACACTATTAAAGCCCAAGAGGCAAACATGCCTCTTTTGGATGAGATTCTAAGACAG GAAATTCGACTGTTTGACTATGAAAAAATGGTTGATCATAAAGGAATGCGAGTTGTGGCCTTTGGAAAGTGGGCTGGTGTAGCAG gtatGATTAACATTCTACATGGATTGGGTTTACGATTTTTAGCCCTGGGACATCACACTCCCTTCATG CACATTGGGATGGCACATAACTACAGGAATAGCAGTCAGGCTGTGCAGGCAGTACGGGATGCTGGGTATGAAATTTCGCTGGGATTGATGCCGAAGTCAATTGGGCCCTTAACATTTGTGTTTACAGGCACTGGTAATGTTTCTAAG GGTGCTCAAGAAATGTTCAACGCCCTCCCATGTGAGTTTGTGGAACCACATGAGCTAAAGGAAGTTTCGAGATCTGGAG aCCTCAGAAAAGTCTATGGGACAGTGTTAAGTCGTCACCATCATCTTGTAAGGAAACGTGATGGACTGTATGATCCAGTAGACTATGATAAACATCCAGAACTTTACACTTCTCGCTTCAACACCGAT ATTGCACCCTACACAACTTGTTTAGTTAATGGCATATACTGGGAACAACATACTCCTCGCTTGTTAAGTCGGCAAGATGCTCAGAAGCTGATGGTGCCAGTTAGATCTGCTGCTGGTGCAACCGAGGGCTGTCCTGAGTTGCCACACAA ACTTCTGGCAATATGTGACATATCAGCAGACACTGGAGGATCTATAGAATTTATGACGGAGTGTACAACAATTGACAGTCCATTTTGTATGTATGATGCTGACCAGCATATTATTCATGACAG TGTTGAAGGCTCTGGGATTTTGATGTGTTCCATTGACAAtctgccagcacagcttcctATAGAAGCAACAGAGTACTTTGGAGACATGCTTTTCCCATATATTGAAGAGATG CTGCTGTCAGAAGGCTCACAACCACTTGAAAGCCAGAATTACTCACCCGTTGTTCGAGAT GCAGTGATTGCATCCAATGGCTCACTGACAGCTAAGTATGAATATATCCAGAAACTGAGGGAGAGCAG GGAACAAGCTCAGTCACTGAAGATGGGTAATAAGAAGAGAGTTTTGTTGCTCGGGTCTGGCTATGTTTCTGGCCCTGTACTTGAATATCTCACTAGAGATTCCAACGTTGACATCACAGTTG CATCTGTCATGAAGGAACAACTTGAACAACTGACgaaaaaatacagcaacatTACTTCAATTCATATGGATGTCATTAAGGATGAGCAAAAGTTGTCCTCTTTGGTGAAGAAACATGACCTTGTGATCAG TTTGCTGCCATATTCAGCACATCCTTTTGTTGCTAAGAAATGTATTGACAACAAAGTGAACTTGGTAACAGCCAGCTACTTAACACCAGCTATGAAAGAGCTCCAGGAGAG TGTAGAAGCTGCTGGCATTACAGTTATCAGTGAAATGGGTTTGGATCCTGGTCTTGACCATATGTTGGCAATGGAATGCATTGACAAGGCAAAAGAAGTTGGTGCTACG GTTGTATCCTACACTTCTTTCTGCGGTGGCCTACCAGCTCCAGAGCACTCTGACAATCCTCTGAGATACAAGTTCAGCTGGAGCCCACAAGGAGTGTTGCTGAATACAGTTCAGTCTgctacatatttaaaaaatggagag ATTATCAATATTCCAGCTGGAGGAGCATTACTTGATTCTGTTACTTCGATGGATTTTTTCCCAGGATTAAATCTTGAAGGTTTTCCTAACAGAGACAGTACAAAATATGCTGAGCCATATGGTATTCAGACAGCTCACACTTTATTGAGAGGCACCTTAAGATACAAA gGGTATTCTAAAACTATGGGAGGCTTTGTAAAACTTGGATTAATTAACCCAGATCCTTACCCTTTGCTAAACTCAACCACACCACGTCTAACCTGG aaaGAGCTCATGTGCAAACTGGTTGGAATCAAGCCACCTGCTGAGTACCATGTTCTTAAAGAAGCTGTATTTAGCAAactggaaaaagacaaaaatcagcTGGAGGCAGTGGAATG GCTAGGTTTATTGGGAGATGAACCAGTTCCAACAGCTGATTCCATTGTGGGGGCTCTTGCAAAGCACATGGAGATGAAGCTGCCCTTTG GCACTGGTGAGAGAGATATGATTGTCATGAGAAATGAAATAGGTCTCAGGCATCCATCTGGTCATTTGGAAGACAAACTTATCAATCTGGTTGTCTATGGTGACAACAAAGGATATTCTGCAATGGCGAAAACAGTAGGATACCCCACAGCTATTGCTGCTAAGATGGTTCTAGATG GAATTTTCAATCAGCAATTTGGATGTTTCAGCAACAACTTTTAA